In Desulfurococcaceae archaeon MEX13E-LK6-19, the genomic window GAGAAATATGATCCTGTTGAACACGACTCCTATAATTGGACACAAGATGGTTTGGTATGGGCTGTCGGGAAAAAGAATGGTAGGAGCAAGCTTTTCCTAGATGGCAAGGAGATAAAGACTCCTGAAGGAACTATCCATGGGTACCCCGTGTTCATCAAGGATAAAGTGTTGGTTGCCGTATCAGGGTTGTTGAAGCCTCCTAGAGTACTCGAAGTCAATATCAAGAAGAACAAGGTGAAGACACTAATCGACAACAAGTTACCGAAAGAGATAGAGAAATCTCTAGGAGAAGTAAAGTTTGTGAAATACAAGTCTTTCGATGGACTCGATATACCAATGTACATAGCTCTCTCAAATGAAGCAGGGAAACCGGGTCCAACAGTAGTATATGTGCATGGGGGTCCTTGGAGCGAGGTACGTGACGTATGGAGTATCTCTATAGCGTCACTTGTTGCATCGGGATACCATGTTCTTGCACCCAACTTCCGTGGATCCACTGGGTACGGTGACGAGTTCCGTATACTGGATATAGGTGATCCCGGTGGCGGTGATCTAGAGGATGTAGTCCATGCAGCGAAATGGGGTGTAGAGAACAAGATAGCTGACCCAGAGAAAATAGCCATAATGGGCTATAGCTATGGAGGCTACATGACCTACCTAGCCATGTGCAAACACCCAGAGATCTGGAGATGCGGTGTAGCTGGAGCAGGGGTAGTCGACTGGGAGGAAATGTACGATCTGAGCGACGCCATATTCCGTCAATTCATAGACGTGTTGTTCGCCGGCAAGAAAGAACTCTGGAGAGAACGCTCACCAATAACCTACGTAGACAAGGTAAAGAAACCACTATGCATCATACACCCCCAGAACGACACGAGAACACCACTCAAACCAGTACTAAGATACATGAACAAGCTACTGGAGAAAAACAAGACATTCGAGGCACACATAGCACCCGACATGGGGCATGTCATAGTCAAAATGGATGATGCCGTGAAAATACTATTACCAGCACTAATATTCCTGGAGAGAAACCTAAAGTAAGAAAAACAACTAGTCAAAGCTCTTTTCACTCCCATTGTTTTAAAATAAATAAAATCTTTAGCAGATACTATTTAAGGAGACGATGTGGTGGGGATCCCTGGCTGAAGACGTGATGAGGTTTCGGTCGTTCCGAAGAACTACATTAACCCATATAGATCATCTATTCTCTCTTTATTCCTTGGTTTCTCGATGCTGTTAAGGGACTCAATTATCATGTCTGCTGCTCTAACACCGCTTTCCAGCAGAGGAGTTACGTCGGGGAATGGTAGTGTTGCACCGAAGATACTTGCTGCAGCAAGTCCTGTCGCCAAGATCATGTCTTCTATAACCCATTGTGTTTTCTCAACGACATCCCGTGACCCAGGGACAACGGGCCCAGGGCCTTGTGGTACTACTCCGGGTCTCAGGCTCTCGATAACAGATATTGTGGGTTCTGCAGACAATCCACTAGCATCAATAAGGTATTTTGACTCAACAACACAGTGATCCTCCATTAACCCGTGGTCCTCGCTAGGTATTCTGAGAATCGCTCCAGCAAACCATAGCTCCCCGTTTTTCTCAACAAAAAACGGCTCTATATCATAACCTGTTATCACTACTCCTTTCCTACCATAGATACCCACGAGTAGTCTAGACAGTAATTCCAGTGAATCAATCCACACACCACGAGGGTCGCCAGCATCCATGCGGGTTTCTAGGCCAACGTCTCTGAGAACCCTATGTTCAACATAGACTTTCCCCTCGACACCAGCATAATACGCCGAGGGAACAAGGCCAGGGTTCTTGTCAACAACTACAACGTCTATACCTTGTGATAGCAGCTTATGTGCTGCTGCCAAACCAGAATAGCTTAAACCAACAATTACTACAGTTGATTTAATACGATTACTCTTATCCAAAGCCAATACACCATAACGACCATACTATAGTCTAGATAGACTGTAGATGCGTTAATAATAGTTGCGATGAAGACGAGAATATGGGCATAAAATTAGTCGCTGCCGGGTTTGTTTATTGTTCGTAAAGTCTCGATAGTATCTCTAGGCATATCCTACATCTGCTAGGGTCTATACTTGGGTCTATTCGTGCATGATACCTGCATGCATATCCTTTCGCGAGGAAGTAGATTGTTATGCTCACGAGCCCCTTATAGATGGTATATGTGTCTATGTTTTCATAGGCGATTTCCTCAGCCAGCTTCTTTAGTTTTGCATCAACATCTTTATACCTAGAAATATCGATGAGCACTCCTCTCTTCATCGACAAGTATCTTGAAACAGCTGCTTGCGAGATCTCTAGTTTCTCCGCTATTTCTATCTGCTCGAGACCAAGTTCGTTGTGCAGTATTTCCACTAGCCTCCTTCTCATTGATGGGAACAAATACCTGTATCCGAGATCGAATAGTGTTAGCATTTTACAGTACCATTATCTTCTTCATTATTTCCTCGGGATTACGGATCACTTCTGTCATGTCTTCTACTATCTCTAGTGTTCCAAGGTATTTCCCTTTCTCGTCTCTAACAGCCACTATTAGTACTCTGATAATCCTGTCTCCTATTTTCGTCCAGAATTCCCTATAGTTCCTACTAGTTTCCTTCAGCTCCCTTATGACCTTCTTGACCAAGTACTCTAGTCTAGGTGGGTGGCAATACTCTACCTTCCTTCCAATAATGGTTTTCGTCCTTATGAAGCCCTTGGCTATCCTACTGTTTGTGTAGAACTTTACTCTATCATCATTATTTGCGTATGTTAGCTCCAGAGGTAGACTAGCGAAAACAGCCTTGATCTCATTGGTGCTGAGAAATCCTGTATCCAGATCAATATCTTTCTCATCCCTGATCCTGTATTTGTCGGGCTCTATACCCCTATGAGCTATTATACTCTGTAGTTCCTTCGGGAGTTTCTCAAGCTGTTCCTTAGGGACAACCGCTTCTTCTATCTCATACGGGTACACGGGCTTGGCATTAGAAGACCATTCCTCCTCTACCTCAACCAGATAGCCTAAGTCCTTACTCAACTCCTTGATAGCAACCCATTCCCCTTCACTAAACAATGTCCAAATAGTTGGATACAAGATCTTGTTTTCTCTGAACACAAGCTCGGATAAATCCCGCGCTATCTCAAGAGCTTTACTGGCTACATCTCTAGCCTGTTTAAGGTTCTTTATCTCTGTTTCAGCCAAAGTCTTCAATAACTCTCTTATCTTGAGCAAAACACGGTCTTCACGGCCCCAGAGAACTCTGGGAATAGCTACAATCCCTCTTCTCTCCAAGTAAGGAAATATGAGCATCTGTACTTTACGGTAATGTACTCTAATACTCTTGAGCTCTT contains:
- a CDS encoding FAD-dependent monooxygenase → MDKSNRIKSTVVIVGLSYSGLAAAHKLLSQGIDVVVVDKNPGLVPSAYYAGVEGKVYVEHRVLRDVGLETRMDAGDPRGVWIDSLELLSRLLVGIYGRKGVVITGYDIEPFFVEKNGELWFAGAILRIPSEDHGLMEDHCVVESKYLIDASGLSAEPTISVIESLRPGVVPQGPGPVVPGSRDVVEKTQWVIEDMILATGLAAASIFGATLPFPDVTPLLESGVRAADMIIESLNSIEKPRNKERIDDLYGLM
- a CDS encoding S9 family peptidase; protein product: MDGIQRIVRVLESIVRVPSYSLLGVAGNRIVYLSTAEGVVSLWSMNSKGGDRRKLATEVHGVAPVVPESNYVVYTRDVTRGHELHKLFYIDARGGEEKLVADTPLMRIFGIGFDGSRIVFTGATAEEIALYLAKLDGSWEKLYKLDIMAFVTDIEGKYVVGFGNLRKDPRTFELFIYNLETNEFKVYTPKPGSQNKAPVIRNGKIMFESNYEGKNRLYIYDPESDQLEKLVFKHSDYEKYDPVEHDSYNWTQDGLVWAVGKKNGRSKLFLDGKEIKTPEGTIHGYPVFIKDKVLVAVSGLLKPPRVLEVNIKKNKVKTLIDNKLPKEIEKSLGEVKFVKYKSFDGLDIPMYIALSNEAGKPGPTVVYVHGGPWSEVRDVWSISIASLVASGYHVLAPNFRGSTGYGDEFRILDIGDPGGGDLEDVVHAAKWGVENKIADPEKIAIMGYSYGGYMTYLAMCKHPEIWRCGVAGAGVVDWEEMYDLSDAIFRQFIDVLFAGKKELWRERSPITYVDKVKKPLCIIHPQNDTRTPLKPVLRYMNKLLEKNKTFEAHIAPDMGHVIVKMDDAVKILLPALIFLERNLK
- a CDS encoding DUF438 domain-containing protein, whose product is MSIKDSRKIDLIKNLLKSIHQGESVESIKEKFRDVLLQVSPFEIPLIEQELIREGIPISEILKLCDLHVELFREFLASKELKDVPKGHPLDVLVRENEYILKKAEALGLYANAVLGAKNVDEARSNIESIKTIVKELKSIRVHYRKVQMLIFPYLERRGIVAIPRVLWGREDRVLLKIRELLKTLAETEIKNLKQARDVASKALEIARDLSELVFRENKILYPTIWTLFSEGEWVAIKELSKDLGYLVEVEEEWSSNAKPVYPYEIEEAVVPKEQLEKLPKELQSIIAHRGIEPDKYRIRDEKDIDLDTGFLSTNEIKAVFASLPLELTYANNDDRVKFYTNSRIAKGFIRTKTIIGRKVEYCHPPRLEYLVKKVIRELKETSRNYREFWTKIGDRIIRVLIVAVRDEKGKYLGTLEIVEDMTEVIRNPEEIMKKIMVL
- a CDS encoding transcriptional regulator translates to MLTLFDLGYRYLFPSMRRRLVEILHNELGLEQIEIAEKLEISQAAVSRYLSMKRGVLIDISRYKDVDAKLKKLAEEIAYENIDTYTIYKGLVSITIYFLAKGYACRYHARIDPSIDPSRCRICLEILSRLYEQ